GCAGCAGGCGGACGCGGTCTGGTCCATGATGCCGACGGGGGCACCGACGTAGACGTTCTCGGCGCGCTGGCACAGCCGGGCCAGCTGCCAGCCGCGCAGGCCGAGGGAGTACAGGTCGTTCAACGCCACTGCCACGACGACCTCCAGGGCCGCCGAGGACGAGAGCCCCGCGCCCGAGGGGACCGTCGAGGCCAGGTGGATGTCGGCGCCGGTCAGTTCGTGGCCGGCCTCGCGCAGCGCCCAGACGACGCCCGAGGGGTAGGCGGTCCAGGACTTGTCCGACCCGGGGGCCAGGTCGGCGACGCGCAGCTCGACGGGGTCGTCCCCGATGTCCGCCGAGTGCAGGCGCAGCACGCCGTCCCCGCGCCGGGAGACGGCGGCGACCGCGGTGTGCGGCAGGGCGAACGGCATGACGAAGCCGTCGTTGTAGTCCGTGTGCTCGCCGATCAGGTTCACCCGGCCCGGCGCCGCCCACACCCCTTCCGGGTCCGTCCCGTACAGCTCCCGGAACCGCTCGCCGACGGTCTCCGCGACAGCCTCGCCCATGCCCTGACCCCTAGCCCTTCGTCGAGTCCTGGTCCGCGCGCCGCTGCGCGAACTCCCACGCGTCCGCCACGATCCCCGCGAGGTCCGCGCGGGACGGGTTCCAGCCCAGTTTCTCGCGGGCGGTGTCCGCCGACGCCACCAGGACCGCCGGGTCGCCGCCGCGGCGGTCCGCCACCACCTCGGGGATCGGGTGGCCCGTCACCCGGCGGACGGTCTCGACGACCTCGCGGACGGAGAAGCCGTTGCCGTTGCCCAGGTTGCAGATGAGGTGCTCGCCCGGGACGGCCGCGTCCAGGGCCAGCAGGTGGGCCTCGGCCAGGTCGGCGACGTGGATGTAGTCGCGGACGCAGGTGCCGTCCGGCGTCGGGTAGTCGTCGCCGAAGACGGAGATGGCCTCGCGCCGGCCCTGCGCCACCTGGAGGACCAGCGGGATCAGGTGGGACTCGGGGTCGTGACGCTCGCCGTACGCCCCGTAGGCGCCCGCGACGTTGAAGTACCGCAGCGAGACCGCGCCCAGCCCGTGCGCCTTCGCCTCACCCGTGATCATGTGGTCCACGGCGAGCTTCGAGGCGCCGTAGGGGCTGGTGGGCCGCGTCGGCGCGGACTCGACGATCGGGGAGCGCTCCGGCTCGCCGTAGGTCGCGGCGGTGGAGGAGAAGACCAGCCGGCGCACGCCCGCCGTGCGCATCGCCTCCAGGAGGGCCATGGTGCCGCCCACGTTGTTGTCCCAGTACTTCTCGGGCTTCACGACCGACTCGCCGACCTGCGAGAAGGCGGCGAAGTGCAGCACCCCGTCGAAGGTGCCGTCCAGCCACTTGGCGGCGTCGCGGATGTCCCCCTCGACGAACGTGGCACCCGCCGGCACGCCCTCGCGGAAGCCCGTCGAGAGGTTGTCGAGCACGACGACCTCGTGACCGGCTTCCAGCAGATGTTGGGCGACGACGCTGCCGACGTAGCCCGCGCCGCCCGTCACCAGGTACTTCCCACTCATGAACTCGCTACCTCTCGCAGTCGCTCGGCCGCGAGCTCCGGGGGCACGTCGTTGATGAACACGTCCATGCCCGACTCGGAGCCCGCGAGGAACTTCAGCTTGCCGGACGTACGGCGGATGGTGAAAAGCTCCAGGTGCAGCGCGAAGTCGTCCCGCGCCACGCCCTCGAAGTCCTCCAGGTGTCCGAACGGCGCCTGGTGCCAGGCGGCGATGTACGGCGTCGGAGGCTCACCCTCACCGAAGATCCGGTCGAAGCGCCTCAACAGTTCCAGATAGACCTGGGGGAACTCTGTGCGGGCCGCCTCGTCCAGCCCGAGCAGGTCGGGCACCCGCCGCCTGGGGTAGAGGTGCACCTCGTAGGGCCAGTGCGCGGCGTGCGGCACGAAGGCGACCCAGTGCTCACCCTCCAGGACGACCCGCTCACCGGCCAGTTCCTCCTCCAGGACCGCGTCGAACAGGTTGCCCCCGCCCGTGGCGTCCTGGTGGGCGGCCAGCGAACGGAGCATCTGGGCGGTGCGGGGGGTGGTGAAGGGGTAGGCGTAGATCTGCCCGTGCGGGTGACCCAGCGTCACCCCGATCTCGGCGCCCCGGTTCTCAAAACAGAACACCTGTTCCACGGAGGGCAGATGCGACAGCTCCGAGGTGCGGTCGGTCCAGGCGTCGAGCACGAGCCGGGCCTGCTCCTCGCTCAGGTCGGCGAAGGAGGCGTCGTGGTCGGAGGTGAAGCAGACGACCTCGCAGCGGCCGGAGTCGCCGGCCAGCGAGGGGAAGCGGTTCTCGAAGACCGCCACGTCGTAGGAGGAGTCCGGGATCTCGCTCAGACGCTCGCCCCGCGAGGGGCACAGCGGGCACTGGTCGGCGGGCGGGTGGTAGGTG
This region of Streptomyces ambofaciens ATCC 23877 genomic DNA includes:
- the galT gene encoding galactose-1-phosphate uridylyltransferase translates to MKKTSTRLADGRELVYYDLHDDAVRDAVDRRPLERTVTTSEVRRDPLRGDSVAIASHRQGRTYHPPADQCPLCPSRGERLSEIPDSSYDVAVFENRFPSLAGDSGRCEVVCFTSDHDASFADLSEEQARLVLDAWTDRTSELSHLPSVEQVFCFENRGAEIGVTLGHPHGQIYAYPFTTPRTAQMLRSLAAHQDATGGGNLFDAVLEEELAGERVVLEGEHWVAFVPHAAHWPYEVHLYPRRRVPDLLGLDEAARTEFPQVYLELLRRFDRIFGEGEPPTPYIAAWHQAPFGHLEDFEGVARDDFALHLELFTIRRTSGKLKFLAGSESGMDVFINDVPPELAAERLREVASS
- the galE gene encoding UDP-glucose 4-epimerase GalE translates to MSGKYLVTGGAGYVGSVVAQHLLEAGHEVVVLDNLSTGFREGVPAGATFVEGDIRDAAKWLDGTFDGVLHFAAFSQVGESVVKPEKYWDNNVGGTMALLEAMRTAGVRRLVFSSTAATYGEPERSPIVESAPTRPTSPYGASKLAVDHMITGEAKAHGLGAVSLRYFNVAGAYGAYGERHDPESHLIPLVLQVAQGRREAISVFGDDYPTPDGTCVRDYIHVADLAEAHLLALDAAVPGEHLICNLGNGNGFSVREVVETVRRVTGHPIPEVVADRRGGDPAVLVASADTAREKLGWNPSRADLAGIVADAWEFAQRRADQDSTKG